Sequence from the Streptomyces mobaraensis NBRC 13819 = DSM 40847 genome:
AGGTCGGCCAGGCATCTTTTCGGAGCGCGGTTGCGGCGATGCCGGGACCAAGCAGGACTGTCACTCGAAAAACTGGCGATCATCGTCAACAGCAGTCGAAGCAACTTGAGCCGGGTGGAAAACGCCGAGGTCATGCCCCCACCGGAACTACCGGCCTTGCTTGATGCGGCTTTTGGTACGGATGGGATCTTCCAAGAGCTGTACGTGCTGGCGGTGAAGGAACTGCATCCGGAGCCGTTCAAGCGGCGAATGGCGCTGGAGGCGCGCGCCCGGCGCATCCGCGAGGTGGCCGTGCAAATCGTCCCCGGTCTTCTTCAGACGGAGCAGTACGCCCGCGAGCAGTTCAAGGCCCACGACCTGCGGGCGACTCCGGAACGGGTCGAGGAGCTGGTGACCGCACGTATGCACCGGCAAGCCATACTGCGCGGCAAGCCGGACGCGGATTTGGGCTGGATCCTTGACGAGGCCGTGATCCGGCGGGGCTTCGGCGGCCCCGAGGTCATGCGGGAGCAGCTGGAAAGGCTGATCGCACTGACATGTACGCCGACGACCACTCTGCAGGTGCTCCCCTTCAGCGCGGGCGGATACGCGCTCATGGGCGGAGCTCTGACACTCCTTACTCTTGAGGACGGGGAGGAAGTGGCGTTCGAA
This genomic interval carries:
- a CDS encoding helix-turn-helix domain-containing protein; this encodes MPARSKELTPDRSARHLFGARLRRCRDQAGLSLEKLAIIVNSSRSNLSRVENAEVMPPPELPALLDAAFGTDGIFQELYVLAVKELHPEPFKRRMALEARARRIREVAVQIVPGLLQTEQYAREQFKAHDLRATPERVEELVTARMHRQAILRGKPDADLGWILDEAVIRRGFGGPEVMREQLERLIALTCTPTTTLQVLPFSAGGYALMGGALTLLTLEDGEEVAFEEAITTGTMLEDQVSADRHRRSYDLLSACALSPGDSARFITSVMEDLQ